From a single Candidatus Cloacimonadota bacterium genomic region:
- the rpoC gene encoding DNA-directed RNA polymerase subunit beta', producing the protein MIREIKRDKRIENYDKLRIKIASPEVIREWSYGEVIKPDTLNYRTLKPEKGGLFCERIFGPEKDYECSCGKYKKKRFQNTVCDRCGVEITSSRVRRSRMGHIELAVPIAHIWFVKSLPSVIGTLLDMTISKLERILYYESFIILNPGDSDYEKRDLVDADEYYEIRDRVGADFVAMMGAEAIRILLEELNLDDEAMNLRTIIKMETSAQKKQKAIKRLKIVDAFRKSGNKPEWMVMEVLPVLPPTLRPLVQLDGGRFATADFNELYRRVITRNNRLRGLLDINAPEVILRNEKRMLQEAVDAMIDNTRKSRPVKGRGNRPLKSLADQLKGKTGRFRQNLLGKRVDYSGRSVITVGPNLKLHQCGLPKEMAIELFKPFIIERLEKIGEAEKAKTAKKLIEKQRPEIWKILEDVIKDYPILLNRAPTLHKHGIQAFLPVLTEGKAIEIHPLVCIPYNADFDGDQMAVHVPLSNEAQIEARVLMLSSRNLLLPASGKLAMATNQDIVLGNYYLTVLKEKNPPSDKKIRYFSSPEEMILAYEQDELLFNTKGVKREESRLDIHSWVKVLIKEKIITTTVGRVIFNQILPDEISFQNVTLTKGILNELAMICFNAVGQNRTSEFLDNVKEIGFKYATKAGITFSANDVISPKDKNKIIRKTEKEVQKIIDSYMNGEITETERYNRVIDKWKMTTEIVTDVLMAELEKDQGGFNSINMMYSSNARGGKDQIKQLGAMRGLMDKPSKSLLEGGAEVIETPIKSNFKEGLSVLEYFISTHGARKGLADTALKTADAGYLTRRLVDVAQNAVINLEDCGTIEGIEVSALKEGLEIVEPLSERISGYTAAEDIIDPVTEKTIVTANTEISNEMAETIQNHGINSVKVRSPLTCDAEKGICAKCYGRNLGTQKPVTIGEPVGVIAAQSIGEPGTQLTLRTFHIGGTASTNVDLAEVVANTDGIVKFVKMNTVVTPKGELVSISHLGRIQILDVKDKTVLENYKVEYAATVYVKDKQKISKNSPLFSWDHYNNPLISTAKGKLKYENFVKDVNYKEEFNELTGSKEILIIESKDRKKQPQFKIIADDGSEALVPIPTGLNVDKDDGVYVHPGDVLGKSSRITVKQSDITGGLPRVQDLFEAREPKGKAILSDIEGTISIGNLTNKGREIFVNAEDGTVNKYVIPPGKRIIVHQGDIVESGDALSGGPLDPHDILKAKGIKAAQTLILDEIQEVYRKQGVKIDDKHIGIIIRQMFKKIKITNPGHTLFLEGEIVDRNQVIKENKRIEEEGGEGATFEQLLLGITKASLLTDSWLSAASFQETTKVLTQSSIEGKVDNLEGLKESIIIGHRIPVGTGTKFFNTEIKRAIDEGKSISDVVKEFAHTEEKDTVEDLLDF; encoded by the coding sequence GTGATAAGAGAAATCAAACGTGACAAACGAATAGAAAATTATGATAAATTGAGAATAAAAATAGCTTCTCCAGAGGTTATCAGGGAATGGTCTTATGGAGAAGTTATCAAACCTGATACCCTGAATTACAGAACTCTGAAACCGGAAAAGGGCGGATTATTCTGCGAAAGGATTTTCGGTCCTGAAAAAGACTATGAATGCAGTTGTGGAAAATATAAGAAAAAACGCTTTCAGAACACTGTTTGCGATCGTTGTGGAGTTGAGATAACAAGTTCCAGAGTCCGTCGTTCCCGTATGGGTCACATTGAACTGGCAGTTCCAATTGCTCATATCTGGTTTGTGAAAAGCCTGCCGAGTGTGATTGGAACTCTTCTTGATATGACCATCAGCAAACTGGAACGAATTCTCTATTACGAATCCTTTATCATCCTGAATCCGGGTGACAGTGATTATGAGAAAAGAGATCTGGTTGACGCTGACGAATATTACGAGATCCGCGACCGGGTAGGAGCCGACTTTGTGGCTATGATGGGAGCTGAAGCCATAAGAATTTTATTAGAAGAACTAAATCTTGATGATGAAGCTATGAACCTCAGGACTATTATCAAGATGGAGACCTCTGCTCAAAAAAAACAGAAAGCAATCAAAAGACTGAAGATAGTGGATGCTTTTAGAAAGTCCGGAAATAAACCTGAATGGATGGTTATGGAAGTTCTACCTGTTCTTCCTCCAACATTGCGTCCATTAGTGCAACTCGATGGCGGAAGATTTGCGACTGCCGATTTCAATGAACTTTATCGTCGGGTAATTACTCGAAACAATCGTTTACGGGGATTGCTAGATATCAATGCTCCGGAAGTTATCCTGCGAAATGAAAAAAGAATGCTGCAGGAAGCAGTCGATGCTATGATCGATAATACCAGGAAATCAAGACCTGTTAAAGGTCGTGGAAACAGACCATTAAAATCTCTGGCAGATCAACTTAAAGGCAAAACCGGAAGATTCCGTCAGAACCTTCTGGGGAAACGAGTCGATTATTCAGGTCGTTCCGTGATAACAGTTGGTCCGAACTTGAAATTGCATCAATGTGGTTTACCCAAAGAAATGGCTATTGAACTTTTTAAACCTTTCATTATTGAACGACTTGAGAAAATTGGTGAAGCTGAAAAGGCAAAAACTGCTAAAAAACTGATTGAGAAGCAAAGACCGGAAATATGGAAGATCCTGGAAGATGTGATCAAAGATTATCCAATCTTATTGAATCGCGCTCCTACTTTGCACAAACACGGTATTCAGGCTTTTCTGCCTGTTCTGACAGAAGGAAAGGCAATTGAGATTCATCCTCTGGTTTGTATTCCCTATAATGCGGATTTCGATGGTGACCAGATGGCTGTTCATGTTCCATTATCTAATGAAGCACAGATCGAGGCTCGAGTTCTTATGCTCTCTTCAAGGAATCTACTACTTCCGGCAAGCGGAAAACTTGCAATGGCTACTAATCAGGATATCGTTCTCGGAAATTATTATCTGACTGTTCTCAAAGAAAAAAATCCTCCTTCTGATAAAAAGATCAGATATTTCAGTTCACCTGAAGAAATGATATTAGCATACGAACAAGACGAACTGTTGTTCAATACAAAAGGTGTGAAAAGGGAAGAAAGTCGTCTGGATATCCATTCCTGGGTAAAGGTCTTGATCAAAGAAAAAATTATTACTACTACTGTTGGTAGAGTGATATTTAATCAAATTTTACCTGATGAAATTTCGTTTCAAAATGTAACTTTGACGAAAGGGATATTGAACGAACTTGCCATGATCTGTTTTAATGCAGTGGGTCAGAATAGAACTTCTGAATTTTTGGACAATGTAAAGGAAATTGGTTTTAAATATGCGACCAAAGCAGGAATTACATTTAGTGCAAACGATGTTATTTCTCCCAAAGATAAGAATAAGATAATTCGTAAAACTGAAAAGGAAGTTCAGAAAATTATCGATAGTTATATGAATGGAGAGATCACCGAGACTGAAAGATACAATCGAGTAATCGATAAATGGAAAATGACAACTGAAATCGTAACCGATGTTTTAATGGCTGAACTGGAAAAAGATCAAGGTGGATTTAATTCCATTAATATGATGTATAGTTCAAATGCGCGTGGTGGAAAAGATCAGATCAAACAGCTGGGAGCAATGCGCGGTTTAATGGATAAACCTTCTAAAAGTCTTTTAGAAGGTGGAGCAGAAGTTATTGAAACACCCATCAAATCAAATTTTAAAGAAGGCTTGAGCGTTCTGGAATATTTTATTTCCACTCACGGTGCAAGAAAAGGACTTGCAGATACTGCTCTGAAAACTGCTGATGCAGGTTACTTGACAAGAAGGTTGGTCGATGTGGCTCAGAATGCTGTCATTAATTTGGAAGATTGTGGTACGATCGAGGGAATTGAAGTTTCGGCTTTAAAAGAAGGTCTTGAAATTGTCGAACCTTTATCTGAAAGAATCTCCGGATATACTGCTGCTGAAGATATAATTGATCCGGTAACAGAGAAAACGATTGTAACTGCTAATACAGAAATATCAAATGAAATGGCAGAAACAATTCAAAATCATGGTATCAATTCTGTTAAAGTAAGATCACCTCTCACCTGTGATGCAGAAAAAGGGATATGTGCCAAATGTTACGGTAGAAATCTAGGAACCCAGAAACCTGTAACTATAGGTGAACCTGTGGGAGTTATTGCTGCTCAAAGCATTGGTGAACCTGGAACACAATTAACATTACGGACTTTCCATATTGGTGGAACAGCAAGTACTAATGTCGATTTGGCTGAAGTTGTTGCAAATACTGATGGTATTGTCAAATTTGTGAAGATGAACACGGTTGTTACTCCTAAAGGTGAACTTGTTTCCATCAGTCATCTTGGCAGAATTCAGATTTTGGATGTAAAAGATAAAACTGTCCTAGAAAATTATAAAGTAGAATATGCAGCTACAGTGTATGTTAAAGATAAACAGAAAATATCTAAAAATTCACCGCTCTTCAGCTGGGATCATTACAATAATCCGCTGATTTCAACTGCAAAAGGGAAGCTGAAGTATGAAAATTTTGTGAAAGATGTAAATTACAAGGAAGAATTTAATGAACTGACCGGTTCAAAAGAAATTTTGATCATTGAATCAAAGGATCGCAAGAAACAACCTCAGTTTAAAATTATTGCTGATGATGGCTCCGAAGCTTTAGTCCCAATTCCAACCGGATTAAATGTAGACAAAGACGATGGTGTTTATGTTCATCCGGGTGATGTTCTTGGAAAATCTTCACGAATTACGGTTAAACAAAGTGACATTACAGGTGGTTTACCTCGTGTACAGGATCTTTTTGAAGCGAGAGAACCAAAAGGTAAGGCGATTCTATCTGATATAGAAGGGACAATTTCGATTGGAAATTTAACGAATAAAGGTCGGGAAATTTTTGTTAATGCAGAAGATGGAACTGTAAATAAATATGTGATCCCACCTGGAAAACGGATCATTGTTCACCAGGGAGATATTGTTGAAAGTGGAGATGCTTTGTCAGGAGGACCTCTGGATCCGCATGATATTCTCAAAGCAAAAGGTATTAAAGCAGCGCAAACTCTGATCCTTGATGAAATCCAGGAAGTGTACCGTAAACAAGGTGTAAAGATCGATGATAAACATATCGGTATTATCATCAGACAGATGTTCAAAAAAATTAAAATTACAAATCCGGGACATACTTTGTTCCTTGAAGGTGAGATAGTAGATAGAAATCAAGTTATTAAAGAAAACAAAAGGATCGAAGAAGAGGGTGGTGAAGGAGCTACCTTTGAGCAACTTCTTCTGGGCATTACCAAAGCTTCATTGTTAACTGACAGCTGGCTTTCTGCAGCATCATTCCAGGAAACTACAAAAGTTCTTACTCAATCATCCATCGAAGGAAAAGTCGATAACCTGGAAGGACTGAAAGAAAGTATTATTATCGGACACCGAATTCCGGTCGGAACCGGAACCAAGTTCTTTAATACAGAGATTAAACGGGCGATAGATGAAGGAAAATCTATTAGTGATGTGGTCAAAGAATTTGCTCATACAGAAGAAAAAGACACAGTAGAAGATTTACTTGATTTTTAA
- a CDS encoding 50S ribosomal protein L7/L12: MAEKKQQVIDIIKEMSVIELSDLVKELEELFGVTAAAPVAVAAAPAAAEAAEEKTEFNVVLTGAGDKKIQAIKVVRAITKLGLKEAKELVDNCPKPVVEGVSKEEAEKIKAQIEESGASVEIK; the protein is encoded by the coding sequence ATGGCTGAAAAAAAACAGCAAGTTATTGATATTATTAAAGAAATGAGTGTTATTGAACTCTCTGATCTGGTCAAAGAATTGGAAGAATTATTTGGCGTTACTGCAGCGGCTCCGGTTGCTGTAGCTGCTGCTCCTGCTGCTGCGGAAGCTGCTGAAGAAAAAACAGAATTTAATGTAGTCCTGACAGGAGCGGGAGACAAGAAAATCCAAGCTATTAAAGTTGTTAGAGCTATTACAAAATTAGGTTTAAAAGAAGCAAAAGAATTAGTTGACAATTGCCCAAAACCTGTTGTTGAAGGTGTTTCCAAAGAAGAAGCTGAAAAAATCAAAGCACAAATCGAAGAATCCGGCGCCTCTGTAGAAATAAAATAA
- the rpoB gene encoding DNA-directed RNA polymerase subunit beta, with protein MKKRAEETGLPSINIPNLLAIQIESYNRFLQKDVHPQKRENVGLQAVLTSVFPLIDQKGLYHLEYIDYMVLKEKYSTSECEERNLSYQAPVKARMRLTIYDEEILKETGEKRVKNTIEQDIFLGEIPLITNQGTFVINGAERVIISQLHRSPGVFFLEDKHASGKILYSAKLIPYNGSWLEFNMDIYDAMYVLIDKRRKLPVTVLLRAVGLSEDKDLREHFYSKEEIPVSKAKERSFYDDVFDQETGEIIFNAGSEIDDETIDALKEAGIKKVTVVTEESEITKKIIEHTILKDQTKSQEEAVKKIYNLIRPGEEPTYEVALELFNRMFFNERRYNLGEVGRYKINERLGLDIDPSINILTKEDLIAIVEKIIAVYKDEDVIDDIDHLANRRIRTVGELLGEQFNIGLSRVARTAIERMSIANPDEITIHDLINSNALIAVVQSFFLTGQLSQFMEQTNPLTAITHKRRLSALGPGGLTRERAGFEVRDVHHSHYGRICPIETPEGPNIGLISSPAMYARINNLGFLETPYIKVENCQITEKIEFLDAFREEQHIIAQTNINYDKDFKILDKLVFARHRGEFLQVSPEEVQYMDVSPQQIVSVSASLIPFLEHDDANRALMGSNMQRQAVPLTSPQVPIVGTGMEKVVAEDSGVVAVAPYDGVVTKVTSSYIDIERDNPDKAILDLGTYNRIYLMKYARSNQDTCINQRPTVKKGDLIKQGQPISDGPGIINDRLALGRNMLVAFMPWYGYNYEDAIILSENVAREDMLTSLYIEEHEVLVRNMKNGKEELAYDIPNVPTKSLRNLDKTGIIRVGSVVVSGDIIVGKITPKNVDIDPSPEENLMRALFGDRAGDFTNSSLKAKPGMEGVVIDVKVFSRLDESEEFEDQERRTKSLSILKHERLERQKIIDEYLKDRLSEVLVGETAKNIVDVKTNMFYIPSGKKITKGDLKKINFKKLNLDYDFIEDNEKNNFIYNDIILKVKTAIEESTNIYKKEQERLKHGDELPYGVRKMVKVYISKKRKIQVGDKMAGRHGNKGVISRISPVEDMPFMEDGSPVDIILNPLGVPSRMNIGQIMETHLGMAAKILGLTIETPVFDGASLDDIAKEMKNAKLPLDGKQVLYDGKTGEPFKERVTVGVIYMLKLNHLVADKMHSRSTGPYSLITQQPLGGKAQHGGQRLGEMEVWALEAYGASRLLEEMLTIKSDDVEGRTNAFKAITSGQNPPKPDTPESFNVLVSELKSLCFDIEFIADKEA; from the coding sequence ATAAAGAAAAGAGCAGAAGAAACAGGTTTGCCCTCTATCAATATTCCTAATCTTTTAGCAATACAGATAGAGTCCTATAATCGATTCCTGCAGAAAGATGTTCATCCTCAGAAAAGAGAGAATGTCGGCTTGCAGGCTGTTCTGACTTCGGTTTTTCCTCTAATCGATCAGAAAGGTCTATATCATCTCGAATATATAGATTATATGGTTCTGAAAGAAAAATATTCTACTTCAGAATGCGAAGAAAGAAATCTTTCTTATCAAGCCCCGGTTAAAGCAAGAATGAGACTGACCATTTATGATGAGGAAATCCTGAAAGAAACCGGAGAAAAAAGAGTTAAGAATACAATAGAACAGGATATTTTTCTCGGTGAAATTCCATTAATTACAAATCAGGGAACCTTTGTTATCAATGGTGCTGAAAGGGTAATAATCAGTCAGCTTCATCGCTCTCCCGGTGTATTTTTCTTGGAAGATAAGCATGCAAGTGGTAAAATACTATATTCTGCGAAACTGATCCCTTATAATGGTTCTTGGCTTGAGTTTAATATGGACATTTATGATGCTATGTATGTTCTGATCGATAAGAGAAGAAAATTGCCGGTGACCGTCCTCTTGAGAGCTGTAGGATTATCGGAAGATAAAGATCTAAGAGAACATTTCTATTCCAAAGAAGAGATTCCTGTTTCAAAGGCAAAAGAAAGATCTTTTTATGACGATGTTTTTGATCAGGAAACTGGTGAAATAATCTTTAATGCCGGATCAGAAATCGATGATGAAACAATCGATGCTTTAAAAGAAGCAGGAATAAAAAAAGTTACAGTAGTTACCGAAGAATCCGAGATAACAAAGAAAATCATTGAACATACCATCTTAAAGGATCAGACAAAAAGTCAGGAAGAAGCTGTTAAGAAAATATATAATTTGATCAGACCAGGTGAAGAACCGACTTATGAAGTAGCGTTAGAGCTTTTTAACAGGATGTTTTTTAATGAAAGAAGATATAACCTGGGGGAAGTGGGTCGTTATAAAATCAATGAAAGATTAGGTTTGGATATCGATCCTTCCATAAATATCCTGACAAAAGAAGACTTGATCGCTATTGTTGAAAAAATAATTGCTGTTTATAAAGACGAAGATGTTATTGATGATATTGATCATCTAGCTAATAGAAGGATCAGAACAGTAGGCGAACTTCTCGGTGAACAGTTTAATATCGGTTTATCAAGGGTGGCAAGGACTGCTATAGAGAGAATGTCAATTGCTAATCCGGATGAAATTACTATCCACGACCTCATAAACAGCAACGCTTTAATTGCTGTTGTTCAGTCTTTTTTCCTGACAGGACAGCTTTCTCAATTTATGGAACAGACAAATCCCTTAACTGCGATCACTCATAAAAGAAGATTATCTGCTCTTGGACCCGGAGGTTTGACCAGAGAAAGAGCAGGATTCGAAGTTCGAGATGTTCATCATTCTCACTATGGCAGAATTTGCCCTATCGAAACTCCTGAAGGTCCCAATATCGGTTTGATATCTTCTCCTGCTATGTATGCCAGGATCAACAACCTCGGTTTTCTTGAAACTCCATATATCAAAGTTGAAAATTGTCAAATAACTGAAAAAATCGAATTTCTCGATGCCTTCAGAGAAGAGCAGCACATTATTGCTCAAACAAATATCAATTATGATAAAGATTTCAAAATTCTGGATAAACTTGTTTTCGCCAGGCATAGAGGAGAATTTCTACAGGTTAGTCCCGAGGAAGTTCAATATATGGATGTTTCTCCGCAACAGATCGTCTCGGTTTCTGCTTCCTTGATTCCATTTCTGGAACATGACGATGCAAATCGCGCCCTCATGGGATCCAATATGCAGAGACAAGCTGTTCCTCTTACCAGTCCGCAAGTACCAATCGTAGGCACAGGAATGGAAAAAGTTGTTGCTGAAGACAGCGGAGTAGTTGCGGTTGCTCCTTATGATGGAGTGGTTACTAAAGTAACGAGTTCTTATATCGATATTGAAAGAGATAATCCGGATAAAGCAATTCTTGATCTTGGAACTTATAACAGAATTTATTTGATGAAATATGCCCGTTCAAACCAGGATACATGCATTAATCAACGTCCAACTGTTAAAAAGGGAGATCTGATAAAGCAGGGTCAACCAATATCTGACGGACCGGGAATAATCAATGACAGGTTGGCTCTGGGAAGAAATATGCTGGTAGCTTTCATGCCCTGGTATGGTTATAATTATGAAGATGCAATTATTTTGAGCGAGAATGTTGCTCGAGAAGATATGCTGACATCTTTATATATCGAAGAGCATGAAGTTTTAGTTAGAAATATGAAAAATGGGAAAGAGGAATTAGCTTATGATATTCCTAATGTTCCTACAAAATCACTTCGAAATCTTGATAAGACGGGTATCATCAGAGTAGGTTCTGTGGTTGTATCGGGAGATATAATCGTAGGTAAGATCACTCCTAAAAATGTTGATATTGATCCATCTCCTGAAGAAAACCTGATGCGCGCATTGTTTGGAGATAGAGCAGGTGATTTTACTAATAGTTCTCTCAAAGCAAAACCTGGAATGGAAGGTGTTGTTATCGATGTTAAGGTTTTTTCCCGTTTAGATGAAAGTGAAGAATTTGAGGATCAGGAAAGACGAACAAAATCATTATCAATTTTAAAACATGAAAGATTAGAAAGGCAGAAAATAATCGATGAATATCTTAAGGATAGATTATCTGAAGTATTGGTCGGTGAGACTGCAAAAAATATTGTTGATGTGAAAACCAATATGTTTTACATCCCTTCCGGTAAGAAAATTACTAAAGGTGATCTTAAAAAAATCAATTTCAAGAAATTAAATCTCGATTATGATTTCATCGAAGATAATGAAAAAAATAATTTTATCTACAATGACATTATTTTAAAAGTTAAAACTGCAATTGAAGAAAGTACGAATATTTACAAAAAAGAGCAGGAACGATTGAAACATGGAGATGAACTTCCTTATGGTGTTCGCAAAATGGTTAAGGTTTACATCTCTAAAAAAAGAAAGATTCAGGTCGGAGATAAAATGGCTGGTCGTCACGGGAACAAAGGAGTTATTTCCAGGATCAGTCCTGTCGAGGATATGCCTTTTATGGAAGACGGATCTCCGGTTGATATTATCCTTAATCCGCTTGGTGTTCCTTCTCGAATGAATATTGGTCAGATCATGGAAACTCATCTCGGAATGGCAGCAAAAATATTAGGTCTTACTATTGAAACTCCTGTCTTTGACGGAGCGAGTCTCGACGATATTGCCAAAGAGATGAAAAATGCAAAACTTCCACTTGATGGAAAGCAGGTGTTGTATGATGGAAAAACCGGAGAACCATTCAAGGAAAGAGTAACTGTTGGTGTGATTTATATGTTAAAACTAAATCACTTGGTTGCTGACAAAATGCATTCCCGTTCAACCGGACCTTATTCATTGATCACGCAACAACCTCTTGGAGGAAAAGCTCAACATGGAGGTCAGAGATTAGGAGAAATGGAAGTCTGGGCTTTGGAAGCTTATGGAGCATCCAGATTACTTGAAGAAATGCTGACAATTAAATCTGACGATGTCGAGGGCAGAACAAATGCTTTTAAAGCAATTACCAGCGGACAAAATCCACCAAAACCGGATACCCCGGAATCTTTTAATGTTCTGGTCAGTGAACTAAAATCCCTCTGCTTTGATATAGAATTCATTGCAGACAAGGAAGCATAA
- a CDS encoding 30S ribosomal protein S12, producing the protein MPTINQLVRKGRKKITKSKKNRALSSCPQKRGVCTRVYTTTPKKPNSALRKVARVRLVNGFEVTAYIPGEGHNLQEHSIVFVRGGRVKDLPGVRYHIIRGALDTAGVDGRINSRSKYGTKRPKK; encoded by the coding sequence GTGCCGACTATTAATCAATTAGTTAGGAAAGGAAGAAAGAAGATCACAAAATCCAAGAAAAACAGAGCTCTTTCTTCTTGTCCCCAGAAAAGAGGTGTTTGTACAAGGGTTTATACAACTACACCTAAAAAACCGAATTCTGCCTTGCGAAAAGTTGCCAGGGTCAGATTAGTAAACGGATTCGAAGTAACAGCTTATATTCCTGGTGAAGGTCACAACTTACAGGAACACTCGATCGTGTTTGTGCGTGGTGGAAGAGTTAAAGATCTTCCTGGTGTGAGATATCACATAATCAGAGGTGCACTTGATACTGCCGGTGTTGATGGTAGGATAAATTCTCGTTCTAAATACGGAACAAAGAGACCGAAGAAGTAG
- a CDS encoding 30S ribosomal protein S7 — protein sequence MSRRRKIVEREIFPDPKYNSIVLSKFINSIMQRGKKSLAEKIVYGALDIIGQKTKDEPLEVFNQALGNVRPMIKVVSRRIGGSNYQIPTEVTAKNAQALAFRWIISFSRKRSEKTMMERLAGELLAAYKKEGASIKKREDTHKMAEANKAFAHFRF from the coding sequence ATGTCAAGAAGACGAAAAATAGTTGAAAGAGAAATTTTTCCTGATCCAAAATATAATAGTATTGTTTTGAGCAAATTTATCAACAGCATTATGCAGAGAGGAAAGAAGAGCCTTGCTGAAAAAATAGTTTATGGAGCTCTCGACATTATCGGTCAAAAAACTAAAGACGAACCGTTGGAAGTTTTTAATCAGGCTTTAGGAAATGTCAGACCTATGATCAAAGTTGTATCTCGCAGGATTGGTGGCTCCAACTACCAAATTCCAACAGAAGTTACAGCTAAAAATGCTCAGGCTCTTGCTTTTCGATGGATCATTAGTTTTTCTCGAAAACGATCAGAAAAAACTATGATGGAGCGTTTGGCAGGTGAACTTCTAGCTGCTTACAAAAAAGAAGGCGCCAGTATAAAAAAACGAGAAGATACGCATAAAATGGCAGAGGCAAACAAAGCTTTTGCTCATTTCAGATTTTAA
- a CDS encoding 50S ribosomal protein L10 — translation MVQAYKIEEVNRIKQRLEEAKSIVLVDYKGVNIEEVDELRNRMRNAGVKYFVSKNTFIKLALNELGISGLDDQLVGPTAVAAADTDEVAPARELAKYKKEVTKDKSFPSFKAGMVSGNIMSISDLEKLAELPSRDQLISMILQGFNAPISGLVGVLSGILRNCVNVIDAIAKNKDDKK, via the coding sequence ATGGTTCAAGCTTATAAAATTGAGGAAGTAAATAGGATCAAACAAAGACTGGAAGAAGCTAAATCCATTGTATTAGTTGATTATAAAGGTGTTAATATCGAGGAAGTTGATGAACTAAGAAACAGGATGCGTAATGCAGGAGTTAAGTATTTTGTCTCAAAAAATACTTTTATTAAACTTGCTTTGAATGAATTAGGTATTTCCGGTTTAGATGACCAGCTAGTCGGACCAACAGCCGTTGCTGCTGCTGATACAGATGAAGTTGCACCTGCTCGGGAACTGGCAAAGTATAAAAAAGAAGTTACAAAAGATAAAAGTTTTCCCTCTTTTAAAGCTGGTATGGTATCCGGAAATATTATGAGTATTTCCGACTTGGAAAAGCTGGCAGAACTTCCATCCAGGGATCAACTTATATCTATGATTCTGCAAGGATTCAATGCCCCGATAAGCGGATTAGTAGGAGTACTTTCCGGAATTCTTAGAAATTGTGTGAATGTGATCGATGCAATCGCAAAAAATAAAGACGATAAAAAATAA